One window of Myxococcus fulvus genomic DNA carries:
- a CDS encoding M16 family metallopeptidase: protein MKTPRLLSLVALASLVGCASTPKPSPTPEAPAPEAPAPAAPAQTASTPPTEVPAVPLQQPKPLELVVLARPGTPIVTFRLVFHSGSIDDPKGKEGLTALTASLMAEGGTQKLTSAQLLETLFPMAAELDVATDKEFTTFSGRVHKDFLPRYLELFTDVLLAPRFDAAELERLRANAISDVENGLRSANDEGLGKVALDALLYEGHPYAHYTGGTVQGLKAITLDDVKAHAQRVFTQDRLVVGLAGAVDDALKDSLLSRLAGLPASGAPRVSLPTVPSTAGRAVIIQKQTLSTAVSMGYVNPVRRGDADFFPLAFALSHLGEHRQSIGLLFTELREKRGLNYGDYAYAEHFIEDPGTTYNRTNIARTQQDLTVWLRPVEPTHGMFATRGAVYYLEQLVNQPIPQERFDLMRGFLQGYSRLWEQTDPRRLGYAIDSLFYGTPNYLEQYRQALTKMTPQSVQEVLRRRLHPSALSFAFVTQDAKGLADALRASPPSPITYASDKSPELLEVDKSIVPFKLPVRADAVTIIPAQSFMEK, encoded by the coding sequence ATGAAGACCCCACGCCTGTTGTCCCTCGTCGCCCTCGCGTCCCTCGTCGGCTGCGCGTCCACGCCCAAGCCCTCGCCCACGCCGGAGGCCCCCGCGCCCGAGGCTCCCGCGCCCGCAGCCCCCGCCCAGACGGCGAGCACGCCGCCCACCGAGGTCCCCGCGGTTCCGCTCCAGCAGCCCAAGCCCCTGGAGCTGGTCGTCCTCGCGCGCCCGGGCACGCCCATCGTCACGTTCCGGCTCGTGTTCCACTCGGGCTCCATCGACGACCCGAAGGGCAAGGAGGGCCTCACCGCGCTCACCGCCTCGCTGATGGCCGAAGGCGGCACGCAGAAGCTCACCTCCGCGCAGCTGCTCGAGACGCTCTTCCCCATGGCCGCCGAGCTGGACGTCGCCACGGACAAGGAGTTCACCACCTTCTCCGGCCGCGTCCACAAGGACTTCCTGCCGCGCTACCTGGAGCTCTTCACCGACGTGCTGCTCGCGCCGCGCTTCGACGCCGCGGAGCTCGAGCGCCTGCGCGCCAACGCCATCAGCGACGTGGAGAACGGCCTGCGCAGCGCCAATGACGAGGGGCTCGGCAAGGTCGCCCTCGACGCGCTCCTCTACGAAGGCCACCCCTACGCCCACTACACCGGCGGCACCGTCCAGGGCCTCAAGGCGATTACCCTGGACGACGTGAAGGCCCACGCCCAGCGCGTCTTCACCCAGGACCGGCTCGTCGTCGGATTGGCCGGCGCGGTGGACGATGCGCTCAAGGACTCGCTCCTGTCGCGCCTTGCGGGCCTGCCCGCCTCGGGCGCGCCGCGCGTGAGCCTGCCCACCGTGCCCTCCACCGCCGGGCGCGCGGTCATCATCCAGAAGCAGACGCTCTCCACCGCGGTCAGCATGGGCTACGTCAACCCCGTGCGGCGCGGTGACGCGGACTTCTTCCCGCTCGCCTTCGCGCTGTCGCACCTGGGAGAGCACCGTCAGTCCATCGGCCTGCTCTTCACCGAGCTGCGTGAGAAGCGCGGCCTCAACTACGGCGACTACGCCTACGCCGAGCACTTCATCGAGGACCCGGGCACCACGTACAACCGCACCAACATCGCGCGCACGCAGCAGGACCTCACCGTGTGGCTGCGCCCGGTGGAGCCCACCCACGGCATGTTCGCCACGCGCGGCGCCGTCTACTACCTGGAGCAGCTGGTCAACCAGCCGATTCCCCAGGAGAGATTCGACCTGATGCGCGGCTTCCTCCAGGGCTACTCGCGCCTGTGGGAGCAGACGGACCCGCGCAGGCTGGGCTACGCCATCGACTCGCTCTTCTACGGGACGCCGAACTACCTGGAGCAGTACCGCCAGGCCCTCACGAAGATGACGCCCCAGTCCGTGCAGGAGGTGCTGCGCCGCCGGCTGCACCCCAGCGCGCTGTCCTTCGCGTTCGTCACCCAGGATGCGAAGGGGCTCGCCGACGCGCTGCGCGCAAGCCCGCCGTCCCCCATCACCTACGCGTCCGACAAGTCGCCGGAGCTTCTGGAAGTGGACAAGTCCATCGTCCCCTTCAAGCTCCCCGTCCGAGCGGACGCCGTCACCATCATTCCCGCGCAGTCATTCATGGAGAAGTAG
- a CDS encoding M16 family metallopeptidase: protein MRRLLPLLLLLLGTALPALAQPQAGSQAFPYTLKTEKLANGLTVVRVPYPSQGIVSYVTVVRVGSRNEVEAGKTGFAHFFEHMMFKGTKRHPEGERERILGTFGFDDNAFTTDDITLYYSYGPSAGLPFLIDIEADRFRNLEYSEPSFRTEALAVLGEYHKNAAAPYLKMEEALNAAAFTKHTYRHTTLGFYDDIKAMPEAYQYSRDFFERWYTPDNTMLFIVGDFDDDQVMQLVREHYGPWDRKTASIQVPKEPPQTQPRTAHVDWPQPTQPRLVLAWHTPAASANTSDSALQTVLVAYLVGPTSPAYKQLVLDKQLVEAIGSDYVEHRDPHLFSLTATLKNEKDYDRVRLALLQEVSRLAAGKVDAARVKAIQDNARYGALMALQTPRDVGIQLGWYAGILGTPDGLQRQLANLAKVTPAQLSEFAKRHLKATNLTLLSLTPKVSDAGGTK from the coding sequence ATGAGACGACTCCTACCCCTCCTCCTCCTGCTCCTGGGCACCGCGCTCCCCGCGCTCGCGCAGCCCCAGGCCGGCTCCCAGGCGTTCCCCTACACCCTCAAGACGGAGAAGCTCGCCAACGGCCTCACTGTCGTGCGCGTGCCCTACCCGTCCCAGGGAATCGTCTCGTACGTCACCGTCGTCCGCGTCGGCTCGCGCAACGAGGTGGAGGCCGGAAAGACGGGCTTCGCCCACTTCTTCGAGCACATGATGTTCAAGGGGACCAAGCGTCACCCCGAAGGCGAGCGCGAGCGCATCCTCGGCACCTTCGGCTTCGACGACAACGCCTTCACCACCGACGACATCACCCTCTACTACTCGTACGGCCCCAGCGCCGGCCTGCCCTTCCTCATCGACATCGAGGCGGACCGCTTCCGGAACCTCGAGTACTCCGAGCCGTCCTTCCGCACCGAGGCCCTCGCCGTGCTCGGCGAGTACCACAAGAACGCCGCCGCCCCGTATCTCAAGATGGAGGAGGCCCTCAACGCCGCCGCCTTCACCAAGCACACGTACCGCCACACCACGCTCGGCTTCTACGACGACATCAAGGCCATGCCGGAGGCCTACCAGTACAGCCGCGACTTCTTCGAGCGCTGGTACACCCCCGACAACACGATGCTCTTCATCGTCGGTGACTTCGACGATGACCAGGTCATGCAGCTCGTGCGCGAGCACTACGGTCCGTGGGACCGAAAGACGGCCTCCATCCAGGTCCCCAAGGAGCCGCCCCAGACGCAGCCGCGCACCGCCCACGTCGACTGGCCCCAGCCCACCCAGCCGCGCCTGGTCCTCGCGTGGCACACGCCCGCGGCCTCCGCCAACACCTCCGATTCGGCCCTCCAGACGGTGCTCGTCGCCTACCTCGTCGGCCCCACCAGCCCCGCCTACAAGCAGCTCGTCCTCGACAAGCAGCTCGTCGAGGCCATCGGCAGCGACTACGTGGAGCACCGCGACCCGCACCTGTTCTCCCTCACCGCCACGCTCAAGAACGAGAAGGACTACGACCGCGTGCGCCTCGCCCTGCTCCAGGAGGTCAGCCGGCTCGCCGCGGGCAAGGTCGACGCCGCGCGCGTCAAGGCCATCCAGGACAACGCCCGCTACGGCGCGCTCATGGCGCTCCAGACGCCGCGCGACGTGGGCATCCAGTTGGGCTGGTACGCCGGCATCCTCGGCACGCCCGATGGCCTCCAGCGCCAGCTCGCCAACCTGGCCAAGGTGACGCCCGCGCAGCTCTCCGAGTTCGCCAAGCGCCACCTCAAGGCCACCAACCTCACCCTGCTCAGCCTCACCCCCAAGGTCTCCGACGCCGGAGGGACGAAGTGA
- a CDS encoding TlpA family protein disulfide reductase — protein MTQQGIGAPPPVKPTGVGTKVFMALLAGLGLAGVVYLGVLEARRSQLVPDGAAAPSFEMKRHEGGVLKLEELRGQVVMLDFWATWCPPCREEMPALVKLAKEYESQGLVFLAASRDDGDMAPKLVDSFIRKHLPDLKPYVVYADDDMARAFEVNALPTLYFLDREGKVTDAQRGALSEDALRRRIERALKQQ, from the coding sequence GTGACGCAGCAAGGAATCGGCGCGCCGCCGCCCGTGAAGCCGACGGGCGTGGGGACGAAGGTGTTCATGGCCCTGCTCGCCGGACTGGGGCTGGCGGGGGTGGTGTACCTGGGCGTGTTGGAGGCGCGTCGTTCGCAGCTCGTGCCGGATGGCGCGGCGGCGCCCTCGTTCGAGATGAAGCGCCACGAGGGTGGCGTGCTGAAGCTGGAGGAGCTGCGGGGCCAGGTGGTGATGCTGGACTTCTGGGCGACGTGGTGTCCGCCGTGTCGCGAGGAGATGCCGGCGCTGGTGAAGCTGGCGAAGGAGTACGAGTCGCAAGGGCTCGTCTTCCTGGCGGCGAGTCGCGACGACGGGGACATGGCGCCGAAGCTGGTGGACAGCTTCATCCGCAAGCACCTGCCGGACCTGAAGCCCTACGTCGTCTACGCCGACGACGACATGGCGCGGGCGTTCGAGGTGAACGCGCTGCCGACGCTCTACTTTTTGGACCGCGAGGGCAAGGTGACGGACGCGCAGCGCGGCGCCCTGTCCGAGGACGCCCTGCGCAGGCGCATCGAGCGGGCGCTCAAGCAGCAGTAG
- a CDS encoding OmpA family protein — MRGTSSGSLSWWRPLRSSVARLALLGLVLASVAAHAQTDPFTRGFDAVPNKPTTAQNSGIALEGTYGGEPVGSFRGALLFDFNWRILALKLGDEKLGDLLPYRLDAHLLFAYQLHERLEIGVDLPVTLLQGDNFKLLRDALDAPNFPGAAGVSRTTLGDIRVVPRVHLLDREKFPVGLSLIAEVRAPTGSADSFTGERGFLFAPRLAVEQRFEVLPIPIRVVGNAGVRIRKEAQYLNLLVDDELTLGGGVIAELPNMGRFTDVQATAEMHIATPLVRPFNFDQSDTLKTPWEVLVGARTKVWGNWGLELNVGRGINLTTGYGREALRVMFGLRYDQSFVDSDGDNVPDNRDRCPNEPEDKDGFMDSDGCPDPDNDDDGIVDGEDSCPNVKGTKELKGCPEVDTDGDGITDQFDKCPDKPGPKDYDGCPDTDGDEVPDNEDDCPDMFGPPENNGCPFDSPPYVFVESDRIRIKGNVLFETGSAVIQKRSYPLLDEVATVLRKNPTLGPVLIEGHTDNRGSRQLNMGLSDKRARSVLEYLVGKGIDRKRLSSEGFGFDRPISTNDTALGRAKNRRVDFRLIRSEVETEGRETVVPAGQQPPAGKEAPATKPPEGGAKSAPATPPATKSAPAPATKPPESASKPATAPATKAPEGAAKTAPATAQPATKPPEGASKTAPATKAPETTSKPATTPGK, encoded by the coding sequence ATGCGAGGCACCAGCTCCGGCTCTCTCTCCTGGTGGCGGCCCCTGCGCAGCTCCGTCGCCCGACTTGCCCTGCTTGGCCTCGTACTGGCCTCGGTAGCGGCCCACGCTCAAACAGACCCCTTCACGCGCGGCTTCGACGCCGTCCCCAACAAGCCGACCACCGCGCAGAACAGCGGCATCGCGCTCGAGGGCACCTACGGCGGTGAGCCCGTGGGCAGCTTCCGCGGCGCGCTGCTGTTCGACTTCAACTGGCGCATCCTCGCCCTGAAGCTCGGCGACGAGAAGCTCGGCGACCTGCTGCCGTACCGGCTCGACGCGCACCTGCTGTTCGCCTATCAGCTCCACGAGCGGCTGGAGATTGGCGTCGACCTGCCCGTCACCCTCCTGCAGGGCGACAACTTCAAGCTCTTGCGCGACGCACTCGACGCGCCGAACTTCCCGGGAGCCGCGGGCGTCAGCCGCACCACGCTCGGCGACATCCGCGTGGTGCCTCGCGTGCACCTGTTGGACCGCGAGAAGTTCCCGGTGGGCCTGTCGCTCATCGCGGAGGTGCGCGCGCCCACCGGCTCCGCGGACAGCTTCACCGGTGAGCGGGGCTTCCTCTTCGCGCCGCGTCTGGCGGTGGAGCAGCGCTTCGAGGTGCTGCCCATCCCCATCCGCGTCGTCGGCAACGCGGGCGTGCGGATTCGCAAGGAGGCCCAATACCTCAACCTGCTCGTGGATGACGAGCTGACGCTCGGCGGTGGTGTCATCGCGGAGCTGCCGAACATGGGCCGCTTCACGGACGTGCAGGCCACGGCCGAGATGCACATCGCCACGCCGCTGGTGCGCCCCTTCAACTTCGACCAGTCCGACACGCTCAAGACGCCGTGGGAGGTGCTCGTGGGCGCCCGCACGAAGGTCTGGGGCAACTGGGGGCTGGAGCTGAACGTGGGCCGAGGCATCAACCTCACCACCGGCTACGGGCGCGAGGCGCTGCGCGTGATGTTCGGGCTGCGCTACGACCAGAGCTTCGTCGACTCGGATGGCGACAACGTGCCGGACAACCGGGACCGCTGCCCCAACGAGCCCGAGGACAAGGACGGGTTCATGGACAGCGATGGCTGCCCGGACCCGGACAACGACGACGACGGCATCGTGGACGGCGAGGACAGCTGCCCCAACGTGAAGGGTACGAAGGAGCTCAAGGGCTGCCCCGAGGTGGACACCGACGGCGACGGAATCACGGACCAGTTCGACAAGTGCCCGGACAAGCCCGGCCCGAAGGACTACGACGGCTGCCCGGACACGGACGGCGACGAGGTGCCCGACAACGAGGACGACTGCCCCGACATGTTCGGCCCGCCGGAGAACAACGGCTGCCCGTTCGACTCGCCGCCGTACGTGTTCGTCGAGTCGGACCGCATCCGCATCAAGGGCAACGTGCTGTTCGAGACGGGCTCGGCCGTCATCCAGAAGCGCTCGTATCCGCTGCTGGACGAGGTGGCCACGGTGCTGCGGAAGAATCCCACGCTCGGGCCGGTGCTCATCGAAGGGCACACGGACAACCGGGGCTCGCGGCAGCTCAACATGGGCCTGTCCGACAAGCGGGCCCGCTCGGTGCTCGAGTACCTGGTGGGCAAGGGCATCGACCGCAAGCGCTTGAGCTCGGAGGGCTTCGGCTTCGACCGACCCATCTCGACGAACGACACCGCGCTGGGTCGCGCGAAGAACCGCCGCGTCGACTTCCGCCTCATCCGCTCCGAGGTGGAGACCGAGGGCCGGGAGACCGTCGTCCCCGCGGGACAGCAGCCTCCGGCGGGCAAGGAGGCTCCGGCGACGAAGCCGCCCGAGGGTGGCGCGAAGAGCGCGCCCGCGACTCCGCCGGCGACGAAGAGTGCGCCTGCTCCCGCGACGAAGCCTCCCGAGAGTGCTTCGAAGCCCGCGACGGCTCCGGCGACGAAGGCTCCCGAAGGTGCGGCGAAGACCGCGCCTGCCACGGCTCAGCCCGCGACGAAGCCTCCCGAGGGTGCTTCGAAGACGGCTCCGGCGACGAAGGCACCGGAGACCACCTCGAAGCCGGCGACGACTCCAGGGAAGTAA
- a CDS encoding BRcat domain-containing protein: MSAGLQPEELFQAARTRAAQMDVGRGDAVVERIRASASALFTRIPEPPVYRRAEDPSRKAAQALLPEMEKVLAEALAAGRDPSMAPALEKLVAALLAHGEALCHTAGGRLEAAETAWRRAQELERAAHPTRHLVTSPPRPPPVFDKTSGGSRYDPRPAPQASVKLVCPNTGCKRVGDYAFLTNHAYNRFVCPVCGTPFLAYFGELRGLEVEVRRSSKRYFFTVDEVGSTNSSRIEFEEASGQEFPAARRDLLGFLYTEARELKVVVNLTNQRLMWVSPASSCFVATVAFGEGAPELVAFRAYRDDVLRKSVLGRGFIRGYYRFGPDVARWVSRRPVARSGVRWMLRQVHDRLTRGGFS; this comes from the coding sequence ATGTCCGCGGGCTTGCAGCCCGAAGAACTCTTCCAGGCCGCCCGGACGCGTGCGGCGCAGATGGACGTGGGACGTGGAGACGCGGTGGTGGAGCGTATCCGGGCGTCCGCGTCGGCGTTGTTCACCCGCATCCCCGAGCCCCCCGTGTACCGGCGGGCCGAGGACCCTTCGCGCAAGGCCGCCCAGGCGTTGTTGCCGGAGATGGAGAAGGTGTTGGCGGAGGCGCTCGCGGCGGGGCGTGACCCGTCGATGGCGCCCGCGCTGGAGAAGCTGGTGGCGGCGCTGCTCGCGCATGGCGAGGCGCTGTGTCACACGGCCGGCGGGCGGCTGGAGGCGGCGGAGACCGCGTGGCGACGCGCGCAGGAGCTGGAGCGCGCGGCCCATCCGACGCGGCACCTGGTGACGTCACCGCCCAGGCCTCCGCCGGTGTTCGACAAGACGTCGGGAGGCTCGCGGTACGACCCCCGGCCCGCGCCGCAGGCGAGCGTGAAGCTGGTGTGCCCCAACACCGGGTGCAAGCGGGTGGGGGACTACGCCTTCCTGACGAACCACGCGTACAACCGCTTCGTGTGCCCGGTGTGTGGCACGCCGTTCCTGGCGTACTTCGGGGAGCTGCGCGGGCTGGAGGTGGAGGTCCGGCGCAGCTCGAAGCGCTACTTCTTCACGGTGGACGAGGTGGGCTCCACCAACTCGTCGCGCATCGAGTTCGAGGAGGCGAGCGGCCAGGAGTTCCCCGCGGCGCGCAGGGACCTGCTCGGCTTCTTGTACACGGAGGCGCGGGAGCTGAAGGTGGTGGTGAACCTCACCAACCAGCGGCTCATGTGGGTGAGCCCGGCGTCCTCGTGTTTCGTGGCGACGGTGGCGTTTGGTGAGGGTGCGCCGGAGCTGGTGGCGTTCAGGGCGTACCGGGACGACGTGCTCAGGAAGAGTGTGCTCGGGCGCGGGTTCATCCGTGGCTACTATCGCTTCGGTCCGGACGTGGCGCGGTGGGTGTCACGCAGGCCGGTGGCTCGGAGCGGAGTGCGCTGGATGTTGAGGCAGGTACATGACCGCCTGACCAGGGGTGGATTTTCGTGA
- a CDS encoding S1C family serine protease, with product MNGAPFNRFVILGALVCALATPAEAAGRGRLWLEAQNRSLNNQRATLSEVARRAMPSVVSITTRQLSDETPAGEEPQKGIGSGFIIHADGYILTSAHVVEGASEVMVSVMHPRGYAEEYPARVVGEDNRTDCALLKIEAPRRLPVLKLASASHVRSADWIVVIGNPFGLSHSVTVGVVSYMGRTDVTPNGRDGDFDYMQMDASINPGNSGGPVLDLHGDVVAVANAVNVAGQGIGFAIPIDIAKTVIPQLQAHGRVRRGWLGISVQDFSPEVAEEFNLRQGPGVVVTEVVEGGPGERAGLHSGDVIVGLDTRRVKRAHTLRWQVAARGVGHDVRLRVNRLGKPLYLKVKLEEMPTEQPATALAAHRQGRRPAGAQSVLDDLLSPVPRKKVQPPAAPEVEPDGWGSENGAPAP from the coding sequence ATGAACGGGGCTCCTTTCAACAGATTCGTCATTCTTGGCGCGCTCGTGTGCGCGCTGGCCACACCGGCAGAGGCCGCCGGTCGCGGCCGGCTGTGGCTCGAGGCGCAGAATCGTTCGCTGAACAACCAGCGAGCCACCCTGAGCGAGGTGGCCCGACGGGCCATGCCCTCGGTGGTCTCCATCACCACGCGGCAGCTCAGTGACGAGACGCCCGCGGGCGAGGAGCCCCAGAAGGGCATCGGCTCGGGCTTCATCATCCACGCCGACGGCTACATCCTCACCAGCGCGCACGTGGTGGAGGGAGCCTCCGAGGTGATGGTCTCCGTCATGCACCCGCGCGGCTACGCGGAGGAGTACCCGGCCCGGGTGGTGGGCGAGGACAACCGCACCGACTGCGCGCTCTTGAAGATCGAGGCGCCGCGCCGGCTGCCGGTGCTGAAGCTCGCCTCCGCGTCGCACGTGCGCTCGGCGGACTGGATTGTCGTCATCGGCAATCCGTTCGGCCTGTCCCACTCGGTGACGGTGGGCGTGGTCAGCTACATGGGCCGCACGGACGTGACGCCCAACGGGCGCGACGGCGACTTCGACTACATGCAGATGGACGCCTCCATCAACCCGGGCAACTCGGGTGGGCCCGTGCTGGATTTGCACGGCGACGTGGTGGCGGTGGCCAACGCGGTGAATGTCGCGGGCCAGGGCATCGGCTTCGCCATCCCCATCGACATCGCCAAGACGGTGATTCCGCAGCTCCAGGCGCACGGGCGCGTGCGCCGGGGCTGGCTGGGCATCAGCGTGCAGGACTTCTCGCCGGAGGTGGCCGAGGAGTTCAACCTCCGCCAGGGTCCGGGCGTGGTCGTGACGGAGGTGGTGGAGGGCGGCCCGGGTGAGCGCGCCGGCCTGCACAGCGGCGACGTCATCGTCGGGCTCGACACCCGGCGCGTGAAGCGCGCACACACGCTGCGTTGGCAGGTGGCGGCCCGAGGCGTGGGCCATGACGTGCGGCTGCGCGTCAACCGGCTGGGCAAGCCCCTGTACCTGAAGGTGAAGCTGGAGGAGATGCCGACCGAGCAGCCCGCCACCGCGCTGGCCGCCCACCGACAGGGTCGCCGGCCCGCCGGGGCCCAGTCCGTGCTGGACGACCTGCTGTCGCCCGTGCCCCGGAAGAAGGTGCAGCCTCCGGCCGCGCCGGAAGTCGAGCCGGACGGCTGGGGTTCCGAGAACGGCGCTCCGGCGCCCTGA
- a CDS encoding phosphoribosylaminoimidazolesuccinocarboxamide synthase, whose protein sequence is MNTSALHAQLPLTLRQVDLPALGQHYRGKVRETYRQGDSLVLVTTDRLSAFDHVLTTIPFKGEVLNRLAAFWFERTQHICPNHVLDVPDANVTVARACTPFTVEVVIRGYLTGSLWRDYEKGTHTAYGLPFPAGLRKDEAFPAPIITPSTKAEYGQHDEPISEQEILARGLASPRDWARITEAARGLFQEGQKWARTRGLILVDTKYEFGKVGDDIYVIDEMHTPDSSRYWVADEYETRFAKGEDQRMLDKENIRQWLIRERGFSGQGTPPAIPDDVRVELATKYVAAFEQITGTSLTLEPGNVHERIERNLRQKGYLK, encoded by the coding sequence TTGAATACCTCCGCACTTCACGCTCAGCTTCCCCTCACGCTCCGGCAGGTGGACCTGCCGGCGCTCGGCCAGCACTACCGCGGCAAGGTCCGTGAAACGTACCGGCAGGGCGACAGCCTGGTCCTGGTGACGACGGACCGGCTCTCCGCGTTCGACCACGTGCTCACCACCATCCCCTTCAAGGGCGAGGTGCTCAACCGGCTCGCGGCCTTCTGGTTCGAGCGCACCCAGCACATCTGCCCCAACCACGTGCTGGACGTACCGGACGCCAACGTCACCGTGGCGCGCGCCTGCACGCCCTTCACGGTGGAGGTGGTGATTCGCGGCTACCTCACCGGCAGCCTGTGGCGCGACTACGAGAAGGGCACGCACACCGCCTACGGCCTGCCCTTCCCCGCGGGCCTGCGCAAGGACGAGGCCTTCCCCGCGCCCATCATCACCCCGTCCACCAAGGCCGAGTACGGCCAGCACGACGAGCCCATCTCCGAGCAGGAGATTCTCGCGCGCGGGCTCGCCAGCCCCCGTGACTGGGCGCGAATCACCGAGGCGGCGCGCGGCCTGTTCCAGGAGGGCCAGAAGTGGGCGCGCACGCGCGGCCTCATCCTCGTGGATACCAAGTACGAGTTCGGCAAGGTGGGCGACGACATCTACGTCATCGACGAGATGCACACCCCGGACTCCAGCCGCTACTGGGTGGCGGACGAGTACGAGACCCGCTTCGCCAAGGGCGAGGACCAGCGCATGCTGGACAAGGAGAACATCCGCCAGTGGCTCATCCGCGAGCGGGGCTTCTCCGGCCAGGGCACGCCGCCGGCCATCCCGGATGACGTCCGCGTGGAGCTGGCCACCAAGTACGTGGCGGCCTTCGAGCAGATTACCGGCACGTCGCTGACGCTCGAGCCGGGCAACGTGCACGAGCGAATCGAACGGAACCTGCGCCAGAAGGGCTACCTGAAGTAG